The following proteins are encoded in a genomic region of Sparus aurata chromosome 11, fSpaAur1.1, whole genome shotgun sequence:
- the hps3 gene encoding BLOC-2 complex member HPS3 isoform X2, giving the protein MVHVYNCHPFSSQQIVQVEQEPGLVCCGGGALFLVATGGCKVEAYSVEREGCPLICRFATMGTVKSIQHSKIGDYLVTIEEKNSATYLRAYTNWRYQAEDKARVGVRLLGHLLRGASVRGGVQMEIIEIPLSERPVAVACCCITGDLLVGCENTLVLFTLRRQNQQTLQNQSQQILQSTWPNTQQSSSQSQGQTSTSNQNVSILDFERSVILHLPKIKAKRVALCGGYVAVQAELEVLVLKLDASFEPKTQEESSETARDHLEDQADFLLLPRHQELLGDRAKDCDIPVSIEKTGLEDRGQYTLSYVLFRRFTPDFFQGCSVEETQLHSLQLCPLFTSKQSVSQEEPACVFCFFSLPTAGYLYSLKGGVELLSAYQYPEKVLEAVLADHLLHVITKSALQCFTVRCAALAARIEDPYIDTTMKACPPCSLEVCALRMQLFIGLRSVCVHGRHVILLSTADTETPEESERATQRRGLELKEHTMLTGIFLAVGIDPATTPALESLLSRPFLSRKWTISSPKETRTVGHGWNIYVVDTVSPLTLYQEMVEYSQKYAETNPQAQSLRHLLSEAHLLLRASLLQTSGQRQNTEGEPALSPETDTGGPSEKQTDREELEEALRQNCAQLGDCFSRGSQKDCHLALPYYRMSALSVTEVIARNRPLPSSPHSYGPGFLFYLKHYLLEEAEQSLSQEEADEVIDIFSQSEPSQLVSVCASPPMVNISPERTLRILRRLEDTAGVSVPLTITMATMMLLMDDVAQYTQLMERHAEMLLVYGFIEEPRLLLHGGGGGQHTHVCPTVLTRELAKSQPGLLVAGMVALHENNKVQLEQADHVFKELGCENCLQVDFWEAMLMASSQDAVIQELLFRLSSVYIDRLTITSSDTHSNHLHTRSRRKSLKSADDLINSCSHYGALYPWLTVLSPAHTTSSQHQEALYKLQSLLCGPSLSVGSVGPLMERLSEETLWGFSLHLLCATRRGQYGRSIEKLLDRCPQAIIAYANHQLQDKNMVLWWQKLLPELCNRTRAAADNGILLAALKETLVVVAMEMSPAEFLELIPDDGTASYFLPHLLTCSQKHLVA; this is encoded by the exons ATGGTGCACGTCTACAACTGCCATCCTTTCTCCTCACAGCAGATAGTCCAG gtggagcaggagcCCGGGCTGGTCTGCTGTGGAGGTGGAGCACTGTTTTTGGTGGCGACTGGAGGATGCAAg GTGGAGGCCTACAGTGTGGAGCGGGAGGGCTGCCCTCTCATCTGTCGCTTTGCTACCATGGGCACTGTGAAGAGCATCCAACACAGCAAGATAG GAGATTACCTGGTGACCATTGAGGAAAAGAACAGTGCCACCTACCTGAGGGCTTACACCAACTGGCGCTACCAG GCGGAGGACAAGGCCCGTGTCGGGGTGCGTTTGTTGGGCCACCTGCTGCGTGGGGCATCTGTGCGGGGCGGAGTGCAGATGGAGATCATTGAGATCCCTCTGTCAGAGCGTCCCGTTGCTGTGGCCTGCTGCTGTATAACAGGGGACCTTCTGGTCGGCTGTGAAAACACTCTGGTTCTGTTTACTTTGAGGAGACAAAACCAGCAAACACTG CAGAATCAGAGTCAGCAGATCCTTCAGAGCACCTGGCCGAACACCCAGCAGAGCTCCAGTCAGAGTCAAG GTCAGACATCAACATCCAACCAGAACGTTTCCATCCTGGATTTTGAACGCTCCGTTATCCTGCATCTTCCAAAAATCAAGGCTAAACGG GTGGCGCTGTGTGGAGGATATGTGGCAGTGCAGGCAGAGCTGGAGGTGCTAGTACTGAAACTGGACGCGTCTTTTGAACCTAAAACCCAGGAAGAGTCCTCCGAAACAGCTAGAG ATCATCTAGAAGACCaggctgacttcctgctccTCCCAAGACACCAGGAGTTGCTCGGTGATCGAGCCAAAGACTGTGATATCCCTGTCAGCATTGAAAAGACCGGgctggaggacagaggacagtaCACTCTGTCGTATGTTctcttcag GCGCTTTACTCCAGACTTCTTCCAGGgctgcagtgtagaggagactCAACTTCACTCTCTACAGCTCTGCCCGCTGTTCACCA GTAAGCAGTCAGTGTCTCAGGAGGAACCAGCATGTGTgttctgcttcttctctctACCCACCGCCGGCTACCTGTACAGTCTGAAGGGTGGCGTCGAGCTTCTCTCGGCCTATCAGTATCCAGAGAAGGTCCTGGAGGCGGTGCTAGCAGACCACCTGTTGCACGTCATAACCAA GAGTGCATTGCAGTGCTTCACAGTGCGCTGTGCAGCACTAGCAGCCAGGATCGAAGACCCCTACATAGATACCACCATGAAG gcttGTCCACCCTGCAGCCTGGAGGTGTGTGCGCTCAGGATGCAGCTGTTTATAGGTCTGCGGTCAGTGTGTGTCCACGGCCGCCACGTCATCCTGCTGTCCACCGCCGACACAGAGACACCAGAGGAGAGCGAACGCGCCACACAGCGCAGAGGCCT CGAGTTGAAAGAGCACACCATGCTGACTGGTATTTTCCTGGCGGTGGGAATCGATCCCGCAACCACACCGGCTCTGGAGAGCCTTCTATCACGCCCCTTCCT GAGCAGGAAGTGGACAATCTCGTCTCCCAAAGAAACCAGAACAGTGGGACACGGATGGAACATCTACGTGGTTGATACCGTCTCCCCCCTCACTCTTTACCAAGAGATG gtTGAGTACAGTCAGAAGTATGCAGAAACTAACCCACAGGCCCAAAGCCTGCGGCACCTCCTCAGCGAagctcacctcctcctccgagCCTCCTTACTCCAAACATCAGGGCAGCGGCAAAACACTGAGGGAGAGCCCGCGTTGTCTCCAGAGACGGACACAGGCGGACCATCtgagaagcagacagacagggaagaactggagGAGGCGTTGAGGCAGAACTGTGCACAGCTGGGAGACTGTTTcagcag GGGCAGTCAGAAGGACTGCCACCTGGCTCTGCCATACTACAGGATGTCTGCTCTGTCGGTCACAGAGGTGATTGCCAGGAACCGCCCACTACCCAGCAGCCCTCACTCCTACGGCCCTGGCTTTCTGTTTTACCTGAAGCATTACCTGTTGGAAGAAGCAGAGCAGAGCCTCAGTCAG GAAGAAGCTGATGAGGTCATAGACATTTTCAGCCAGTCAGAGCCCTCACAgctggtcagtgtgtgtgccagcCCGCCCATGGTAAACATCAGTCCTGAGCGGACGCTGCGGATTTTACGCCGTCTGGAGGACACAGCCGGCGTGTCGGTCCCGCTGACGATCACCATGGCAACCATGATGCTGCTTATGGACGACGTAGCGCAGTACACACAGCTGATGGAAAGACACGCGGAG ATGCTGCTGGTGTACGGGTTCATCGAGGAGCCGAGGCTGCTGCTACAcggtggaggtggaggccagCACACACATGTCTGCCCCACAGTGTTGACTCGCGAGTTGGCAAAGTCCCAACCGGGGCTGCTTGTGGCTGGCATGGTGGCTCTGCATGAAAACAACAAGGTTCAGCTGGAACAGGCTGATCACGTATTCAAG gaACTGGGCTGTGAGAATTGCTTGCAGGTGGATTTCTGGGAGGCGATGCTCATGGCCTCCTCACAGGACGCCGTCATTCAGGAACTCCTGTTCAGACTGTCGTCCGTCTACATCGACCGGCTGACAATCACGTCCTCAGATACACACTCAAACCATCTGCACACACGTTCAAGACGCAAGTCGCTGAAAAGCGCAGACGATCTG ATCAACTCGTGCTCCCATTACGGCGCTCTGTACCCGTGGCTCACGGTTCTCAGTCCAGCTCACACTACCAGCTCCCAACACCAGGAGGCGCTATACAAACTGCAG TCTCTCCTGTGCGGTCCATCGCTGTCTGTGGGCTCCGTCGGGCCTCTGATGGAGCGTCTGTCAGAGGAAACCTTATGGGGCTTCAGCCTGCACCTCCTCTGTGCCACCAGAAGGGGGCAGTACGGCAGGAGCATCGAAAAGCTGCTGGACCGATGTCCTCAGGCCATCATAGCCTACGCCAATCACCAGCTACAAGACAAAAATATG GTGTTGTGGTGGCAGAAGCTGCTCCCTGAGCTCTGTAACAGAACGAGAGCCGCCGCAGACAATGGCATCCTATTGGCTGCTCTCAAAG AGACGCTGGTtgtggttgccatggagatgagCCCCGCTGAGTTCCTAGAGCTGATACCTGACGACGGCACCGCCTCATACTTTCTGCCCCACCTGTTGACATGCAGTCAGAAACACCTGGTGGCCTGA
- the hps3 gene encoding BLOC-2 complex member HPS3 isoform X4, with protein MVHVYNCHPFSSQQIVQVEQEPGLVCCGGGALFLVATGGCKVEAYSVEREGCPLICRFATMGTVKSIQHSKIGDYLVTIEEKNSATYLRAYTNWRYQAEDKARVGVRLLGHLLRGASVRGGVQMEIIEIPLSERPVAVACCCITGDLLVGCENTLVLFTLRRQNQQTLQNQSQQILQSTWPNTQQSSSQSQGQTSTSNQNVSILDFERSVILHLPKIKAKRVALCGGYVAVQAELEVLVLKLDASFEPKTQEESSETARADHLEDQADFLLLPRHQELLGDRAKDCDIPVSIEKTGLEDRGQYTLSYVLFRRFTPDFFQGCSVEETQLHSLQLCPLFTSKQSVSQEEPACVFCFFSLPTAGYLYSLKGGVELLSAYQYPEKVLEAVLADHLLHVITKSALQCFTVRCAALAARIEDPYIDTTMKACPPCSLEVCALRMQLFIGLRSVCVHGRHVILLSTADTETPEESERATQRRGLSRKWTISSPKETRTVGHGWNIYVVDTVSPLTLYQEMVEYSQKYAETNPQAQSLRHLLSEAHLLLRASLLQTSGQRQNTEGEPALSPETDTGGPSEKQTDREELEEALRQNCAQLGDCFSRGSQKDCHLALPYYRMSALSVTEVIARNRPLPSSPHSYGPGFLFYLKHYLLEEAEQSLSQEEADEVIDIFSQSEPSQLVSVCASPPMVNISPERTLRILRRLEDTAGVSVPLTITMATMMLLMDDVAQYTQLMERHAEMLLVYGFIEEPRLLLHGGGGGQHTHVCPTVLTRELAKSQPGLLVAGMVALHENNKVQLEQADHVFKELGCENCLQVDFWEAMLMASSQDAVIQELLFRLSSVYIDRLTITSSDTHSNHLHTRSRRKSLKSADDLINSCSHYGALYPWLTVLSPAHTTSSQHQEALYKLQSLLCGPSLSVGSVGPLMERLSEETLWGFSLHLLCATRRGQYGRSIEKLLDRCPQAIIAYANHQLQDKNMVLWWQKLLPELCNRTRAAADNGILLAALKETLVVVAMEMSPAEFLELIPDDGTASYFLPHLLTCSQKHLVA; from the exons ATGGTGCACGTCTACAACTGCCATCCTTTCTCCTCACAGCAGATAGTCCAG gtggagcaggagcCCGGGCTGGTCTGCTGTGGAGGTGGAGCACTGTTTTTGGTGGCGACTGGAGGATGCAAg GTGGAGGCCTACAGTGTGGAGCGGGAGGGCTGCCCTCTCATCTGTCGCTTTGCTACCATGGGCACTGTGAAGAGCATCCAACACAGCAAGATAG GAGATTACCTGGTGACCATTGAGGAAAAGAACAGTGCCACCTACCTGAGGGCTTACACCAACTGGCGCTACCAG GCGGAGGACAAGGCCCGTGTCGGGGTGCGTTTGTTGGGCCACCTGCTGCGTGGGGCATCTGTGCGGGGCGGAGTGCAGATGGAGATCATTGAGATCCCTCTGTCAGAGCGTCCCGTTGCTGTGGCCTGCTGCTGTATAACAGGGGACCTTCTGGTCGGCTGTGAAAACACTCTGGTTCTGTTTACTTTGAGGAGACAAAACCAGCAAACACTG CAGAATCAGAGTCAGCAGATCCTTCAGAGCACCTGGCCGAACACCCAGCAGAGCTCCAGTCAGAGTCAAG GTCAGACATCAACATCCAACCAGAACGTTTCCATCCTGGATTTTGAACGCTCCGTTATCCTGCATCTTCCAAAAATCAAGGCTAAACGG GTGGCGCTGTGTGGAGGATATGTGGCAGTGCAGGCAGAGCTGGAGGTGCTAGTACTGAAACTGGACGCGTCTTTTGAACCTAAAACCCAGGAAGAGTCCTCCGAAACAGCTAGAG CAGATCATCTAGAAGACCaggctgacttcctgctccTCCCAAGACACCAGGAGTTGCTCGGTGATCGAGCCAAAGACTGTGATATCCCTGTCAGCATTGAAAAGACCGGgctggaggacagaggacagtaCACTCTGTCGTATGTTctcttcag GCGCTTTACTCCAGACTTCTTCCAGGgctgcagtgtagaggagactCAACTTCACTCTCTACAGCTCTGCCCGCTGTTCACCA GTAAGCAGTCAGTGTCTCAGGAGGAACCAGCATGTGTgttctgcttcttctctctACCCACCGCCGGCTACCTGTACAGTCTGAAGGGTGGCGTCGAGCTTCTCTCGGCCTATCAGTATCCAGAGAAGGTCCTGGAGGCGGTGCTAGCAGACCACCTGTTGCACGTCATAACCAA GAGTGCATTGCAGTGCTTCACAGTGCGCTGTGCAGCACTAGCAGCCAGGATCGAAGACCCCTACATAGATACCACCATGAAG gcttGTCCACCCTGCAGCCTGGAGGTGTGTGCGCTCAGGATGCAGCTGTTTATAGGTCTGCGGTCAGTGTGTGTCCACGGCCGCCACGTCATCCTGCTGTCCACCGCCGACACAGAGACACCAGAGGAGAGCGAACGCGCCACACAGCGCAGAGGCCT GAGCAGGAAGTGGACAATCTCGTCTCCCAAAGAAACCAGAACAGTGGGACACGGATGGAACATCTACGTGGTTGATACCGTCTCCCCCCTCACTCTTTACCAAGAGATG gtTGAGTACAGTCAGAAGTATGCAGAAACTAACCCACAGGCCCAAAGCCTGCGGCACCTCCTCAGCGAagctcacctcctcctccgagCCTCCTTACTCCAAACATCAGGGCAGCGGCAAAACACTGAGGGAGAGCCCGCGTTGTCTCCAGAGACGGACACAGGCGGACCATCtgagaagcagacagacagggaagaactggagGAGGCGTTGAGGCAGAACTGTGCACAGCTGGGAGACTGTTTcagcag GGGCAGTCAGAAGGACTGCCACCTGGCTCTGCCATACTACAGGATGTCTGCTCTGTCGGTCACAGAGGTGATTGCCAGGAACCGCCCACTACCCAGCAGCCCTCACTCCTACGGCCCTGGCTTTCTGTTTTACCTGAAGCATTACCTGTTGGAAGAAGCAGAGCAGAGCCTCAGTCAG GAAGAAGCTGATGAGGTCATAGACATTTTCAGCCAGTCAGAGCCCTCACAgctggtcagtgtgtgtgccagcCCGCCCATGGTAAACATCAGTCCTGAGCGGACGCTGCGGATTTTACGCCGTCTGGAGGACACAGCCGGCGTGTCGGTCCCGCTGACGATCACCATGGCAACCATGATGCTGCTTATGGACGACGTAGCGCAGTACACACAGCTGATGGAAAGACACGCGGAG ATGCTGCTGGTGTACGGGTTCATCGAGGAGCCGAGGCTGCTGCTACAcggtggaggtggaggccagCACACACATGTCTGCCCCACAGTGTTGACTCGCGAGTTGGCAAAGTCCCAACCGGGGCTGCTTGTGGCTGGCATGGTGGCTCTGCATGAAAACAACAAGGTTCAGCTGGAACAGGCTGATCACGTATTCAAG gaACTGGGCTGTGAGAATTGCTTGCAGGTGGATTTCTGGGAGGCGATGCTCATGGCCTCCTCACAGGACGCCGTCATTCAGGAACTCCTGTTCAGACTGTCGTCCGTCTACATCGACCGGCTGACAATCACGTCCTCAGATACACACTCAAACCATCTGCACACACGTTCAAGACGCAAGTCGCTGAAAAGCGCAGACGATCTG ATCAACTCGTGCTCCCATTACGGCGCTCTGTACCCGTGGCTCACGGTTCTCAGTCCAGCTCACACTACCAGCTCCCAACACCAGGAGGCGCTATACAAACTGCAG TCTCTCCTGTGCGGTCCATCGCTGTCTGTGGGCTCCGTCGGGCCTCTGATGGAGCGTCTGTCAGAGGAAACCTTATGGGGCTTCAGCCTGCACCTCCTCTGTGCCACCAGAAGGGGGCAGTACGGCAGGAGCATCGAAAAGCTGCTGGACCGATGTCCTCAGGCCATCATAGCCTACGCCAATCACCAGCTACAAGACAAAAATATG GTGTTGTGGTGGCAGAAGCTGCTCCCTGAGCTCTGTAACAGAACGAGAGCCGCCGCAGACAATGGCATCCTATTGGCTGCTCTCAAAG AGACGCTGGTtgtggttgccatggagatgagCCCCGCTGAGTTCCTAGAGCTGATACCTGACGACGGCACCGCCTCATACTTTCTGCCCCACCTGTTGACATGCAGTCAGAAACACCTGGTGGCCTGA
- the hps3 gene encoding BLOC-2 complex member HPS3 isoform X3 gives MVHVYNCHPFSSQQIVQVEQEPGLVCCGGGALFLVATGGCKVEAYSVEREGCPLICRFATMGTVKSIQHSKIGDYLVTIEEKNSATYLRAYTNWRYQAEDKARVGVRLLGHLLRGASVRGGVQMEIIEIPLSERPVAVACCCITGDLLVGCENTLVLFTLRRQNQQTLNQSQQILQSTWPNTQQSSSQSQGQTSTSNQNVSILDFERSVILHLPKIKAKRVALCGGYVAVQAELEVLVLKLDASFEPKTQEESSETARADHLEDQADFLLLPRHQELLGDRAKDCDIPVSIEKTGLEDRGQYTLSYVLFRRFTPDFFQGCSVEETQLHSLQLCPLFTSKQSVSQEEPACVFCFFSLPTAGYLYSLKGGVELLSAYQYPEKVLEAVLADHLLHVITKSALQCFTVRCAALAARIEDPYIDTTMKACPPCSLEVCALRMQLFIGLRSVCVHGRHVILLSTADTETPEESERATQRRGLELKEHTMLTGIFLAVGIDPATTPALESLLSRPFLSRKWTISSPKETRTVGHGWNIYVVDTVSPLTLYQEMVEYSQKYAETNPQAQSLRHLLSEAHLLLRASLLQTSGQRQNTEGEPALSPETDTGGPSEKQTDREELEEALRQNCAQLGDCFSRGSQKDCHLALPYYRMSALSVTEVIARNRPLPSSPHSYGPGFLFYLKHYLLEEAEQSLSQEEADEVIDIFSQSEPSQLVSVCASPPMVNISPERTLRILRRLEDTAGVSVPLTITMATMMLLMDDVAQYTQLMERHAEMLLVYGFIEEPRLLLHGGGGGQHTHVCPTVLTRELAKSQPGLLVAGMVALHENNKVQLEQADHVFKELGCENCLQVDFWEAMLMASSQDAVIQELLFRLSSVYIDRLTITSSDTHSNHLHTRSRRKSLKSADDLINSCSHYGALYPWLTVLSPAHTTSSQHQEALYKLQSLLCGPSLSVGSVGPLMERLSEETLWGFSLHLLCATRRGQYGRSIEKLLDRCPQAIIAYANHQLQDKNMVLWWQKLLPELCNRTRAAADNGILLAALKETLVVVAMEMSPAEFLELIPDDGTASYFLPHLLTCSQKHLVA, from the exons ATGGTGCACGTCTACAACTGCCATCCTTTCTCCTCACAGCAGATAGTCCAG gtggagcaggagcCCGGGCTGGTCTGCTGTGGAGGTGGAGCACTGTTTTTGGTGGCGACTGGAGGATGCAAg GTGGAGGCCTACAGTGTGGAGCGGGAGGGCTGCCCTCTCATCTGTCGCTTTGCTACCATGGGCACTGTGAAGAGCATCCAACACAGCAAGATAG GAGATTACCTGGTGACCATTGAGGAAAAGAACAGTGCCACCTACCTGAGGGCTTACACCAACTGGCGCTACCAG GCGGAGGACAAGGCCCGTGTCGGGGTGCGTTTGTTGGGCCACCTGCTGCGTGGGGCATCTGTGCGGGGCGGAGTGCAGATGGAGATCATTGAGATCCCTCTGTCAGAGCGTCCCGTTGCTGTGGCCTGCTGCTGTATAACAGGGGACCTTCTGGTCGGCTGTGAAAACACTCTGGTTCTGTTTACTTTGAGGAGACAAAACCAGCAAACACTG AATCAGAGTCAGCAGATCCTTCAGAGCACCTGGCCGAACACCCAGCAGAGCTCCAGTCAGAGTCAAG GTCAGACATCAACATCCAACCAGAACGTTTCCATCCTGGATTTTGAACGCTCCGTTATCCTGCATCTTCCAAAAATCAAGGCTAAACGG GTGGCGCTGTGTGGAGGATATGTGGCAGTGCAGGCAGAGCTGGAGGTGCTAGTACTGAAACTGGACGCGTCTTTTGAACCTAAAACCCAGGAAGAGTCCTCCGAAACAGCTAGAG CAGATCATCTAGAAGACCaggctgacttcctgctccTCCCAAGACACCAGGAGTTGCTCGGTGATCGAGCCAAAGACTGTGATATCCCTGTCAGCATTGAAAAGACCGGgctggaggacagaggacagtaCACTCTGTCGTATGTTctcttcag GCGCTTTACTCCAGACTTCTTCCAGGgctgcagtgtagaggagactCAACTTCACTCTCTACAGCTCTGCCCGCTGTTCACCA GTAAGCAGTCAGTGTCTCAGGAGGAACCAGCATGTGTgttctgcttcttctctctACCCACCGCCGGCTACCTGTACAGTCTGAAGGGTGGCGTCGAGCTTCTCTCGGCCTATCAGTATCCAGAGAAGGTCCTGGAGGCGGTGCTAGCAGACCACCTGTTGCACGTCATAACCAA GAGTGCATTGCAGTGCTTCACAGTGCGCTGTGCAGCACTAGCAGCCAGGATCGAAGACCCCTACATAGATACCACCATGAAG gcttGTCCACCCTGCAGCCTGGAGGTGTGTGCGCTCAGGATGCAGCTGTTTATAGGTCTGCGGTCAGTGTGTGTCCACGGCCGCCACGTCATCCTGCTGTCCACCGCCGACACAGAGACACCAGAGGAGAGCGAACGCGCCACACAGCGCAGAGGCCT CGAGTTGAAAGAGCACACCATGCTGACTGGTATTTTCCTGGCGGTGGGAATCGATCCCGCAACCACACCGGCTCTGGAGAGCCTTCTATCACGCCCCTTCCT GAGCAGGAAGTGGACAATCTCGTCTCCCAAAGAAACCAGAACAGTGGGACACGGATGGAACATCTACGTGGTTGATACCGTCTCCCCCCTCACTCTTTACCAAGAGATG gtTGAGTACAGTCAGAAGTATGCAGAAACTAACCCACAGGCCCAAAGCCTGCGGCACCTCCTCAGCGAagctcacctcctcctccgagCCTCCTTACTCCAAACATCAGGGCAGCGGCAAAACACTGAGGGAGAGCCCGCGTTGTCTCCAGAGACGGACACAGGCGGACCATCtgagaagcagacagacagggaagaactggagGAGGCGTTGAGGCAGAACTGTGCACAGCTGGGAGACTGTTTcagcag GGGCAGTCAGAAGGACTGCCACCTGGCTCTGCCATACTACAGGATGTCTGCTCTGTCGGTCACAGAGGTGATTGCCAGGAACCGCCCACTACCCAGCAGCCCTCACTCCTACGGCCCTGGCTTTCTGTTTTACCTGAAGCATTACCTGTTGGAAGAAGCAGAGCAGAGCCTCAGTCAG GAAGAAGCTGATGAGGTCATAGACATTTTCAGCCAGTCAGAGCCCTCACAgctggtcagtgtgtgtgccagcCCGCCCATGGTAAACATCAGTCCTGAGCGGACGCTGCGGATTTTACGCCGTCTGGAGGACACAGCCGGCGTGTCGGTCCCGCTGACGATCACCATGGCAACCATGATGCTGCTTATGGACGACGTAGCGCAGTACACACAGCTGATGGAAAGACACGCGGAG ATGCTGCTGGTGTACGGGTTCATCGAGGAGCCGAGGCTGCTGCTACAcggtggaggtggaggccagCACACACATGTCTGCCCCACAGTGTTGACTCGCGAGTTGGCAAAGTCCCAACCGGGGCTGCTTGTGGCTGGCATGGTGGCTCTGCATGAAAACAACAAGGTTCAGCTGGAACAGGCTGATCACGTATTCAAG gaACTGGGCTGTGAGAATTGCTTGCAGGTGGATTTCTGGGAGGCGATGCTCATGGCCTCCTCACAGGACGCCGTCATTCAGGAACTCCTGTTCAGACTGTCGTCCGTCTACATCGACCGGCTGACAATCACGTCCTCAGATACACACTCAAACCATCTGCACACACGTTCAAGACGCAAGTCGCTGAAAAGCGCAGACGATCTG ATCAACTCGTGCTCCCATTACGGCGCTCTGTACCCGTGGCTCACGGTTCTCAGTCCAGCTCACACTACCAGCTCCCAACACCAGGAGGCGCTATACAAACTGCAG TCTCTCCTGTGCGGTCCATCGCTGTCTGTGGGCTCCGTCGGGCCTCTGATGGAGCGTCTGTCAGAGGAAACCTTATGGGGCTTCAGCCTGCACCTCCTCTGTGCCACCAGAAGGGGGCAGTACGGCAGGAGCATCGAAAAGCTGCTGGACCGATGTCCTCAGGCCATCATAGCCTACGCCAATCACCAGCTACAAGACAAAAATATG GTGTTGTGGTGGCAGAAGCTGCTCCCTGAGCTCTGTAACAGAACGAGAGCCGCCGCAGACAATGGCATCCTATTGGCTGCTCTCAAAG AGACGCTGGTtgtggttgccatggagatgagCCCCGCTGAGTTCCTAGAGCTGATACCTGACGACGGCACCGCCTCATACTTTCTGCCCCACCTGTTGACATGCAGTCAGAAACACCTGGTGGCCTGA